From a region of the Schistocerca nitens isolate TAMUIC-IGC-003100 chromosome 8, iqSchNite1.1, whole genome shotgun sequence genome:
- the LOC126198701 gene encoding 60S ribosomal protein L10a: MSSKVSRDTLYECIGAVLSHAKEKQRKFVETVEIQIGLKNYDPQKDKRFSGTVKLKHIPRPKMQVCILGDQQHCDEAKANNVPYMDVEALKKLNKNKKLVKKLAKKYDAFLASEALIKQIPRLLGPGLNKAGKFPGLLSHQEAMMAKIDEVKATIKFQMKKVLCLSVAVGHVAMSEDELVQNVHLAINFLVSLLKKHWQNVRSLHVKSTMGPPQRLY, encoded by the exons atgag TTCGAAGGTTTCCAGGGATACTCTGTACGAGTGTATAGGTGCTGTGCTCTCGCACGCGAAGGAAAAGCAGAGGAAATTTGTTGAAACTGTGGAGATCCAAATTGGCCTGAAGAATTATGATCCGCAGAAGGACAAACGATTTTCGGGCACAGTGAA GTTGAAGCATATCCCAAGGCCCAAAATGCAAGTTTGCATCCTAGGTGATCAGCAGCACTGTGATGAAGCAAAAGCCAATAATGTCCCCTATATGGATGTTGAAGCTCTTAAGAAGTTGAACAAGAATAAGAAGCTAGTTAAAAAATTGG caaAGAAGTATGATGCATTTTTAGCAAGTGAAGCACTCATTAAACAGATTCCAAGATTGCTTGGACCAGGCTTAAATAAGGCAGGCAAATTTCCTGGTCTTCTTTCACACCAAGAAGCAATGATGGCAAAAATTGATGAAGTGAAAGCAACAATTAAGTTTCAGATGAAAAAG GTGCTGTGCCTTTCTGTTGCTGTTGGTCATGTAGCCATGTCAGAAGATGAGTTAGTACAAAATGTGCACTTGGCAATAAACTTCCTTGTGTCATTGTTGAAGAAGCACTGGCAGAATGTCAGATCTTTACATGTGAAGTCAACTATGGGACCACCACAGAGACTGTATTAA